In Cyprinus carpio isolate SPL01 chromosome B16, ASM1834038v1, whole genome shotgun sequence, the following are encoded in one genomic region:
- the LOC109105923 gene encoding histidine triad nucleotide-binding protein 3-like: protein MASAVNTPTPEIGTTNQTDDGYDKKCIFCKIVKGEMGTELLHNDGTVSCFRDIHPGAPHHYLVVPSKHVGNCKSLGKEHVPLVEKLVETGKEILQKNDVTDLNDVRFGFHWPPFCFVTHLHLHVLAPVSQMGFMSRLIYRLNSYWFVTADQLLQRLNSMS from the exons ATGGCATCCGCCGTAAACACACCGACCCCTGAGATCGGTACAACGAACCAGACTGATGATGGATatgataaaaaatgcattttctgtaaaatcGTGAAGGGAGAAATGGGAACTGAGCTCCTGCATAAC GATGGAACTGTGTCCTGTTTCAGAGATATCCACCCTGGAGCTCCTCATCACTATCTGGTTGTACCAAGTAAACACGTGGGCAATTGTAAATCTCTAGGCAAAGAGCATGTACCATTAG TGGAGAAGTTGGTGGAGACGGGGAAAGAGATACTTCAGAAGAACGATGTGACTGATTTAAACGATGTTAG GTTTGGGTTCCATTGGCCTCCATTCTGTTTTGTCACACATCTGCATCTCCATGTTCTCGCACCCGTCAGTCAGATGGGCTTCATGTCCCGCTTGATCTACAGGCTAAACTCGTATTGGTTCGTAACG GCTGACCAGTTACTCCAAAGGCTAAACTCTATGAGCTAA
- the LOC109106700 gene encoding actin-binding Rho-activating protein-like — translation METDEAPGQPNDDRAETCTVSVKGLTENWQKWSNDHCEYQKHNPFSNGKVIPPQIQRGQEGYGRPLEGSKTEQRGKDAHSHISREVTELCQVIREIGASRDDGGVSVHFGTLFERYVTISNKLVGVLLRARKQGLVHFEGEMLWQGRDDGVLITLLQ, via the coding sequence ATGGAGACAGACGAAGCACCTGGGCAGCCTAATGATGACAGGGCGGAGACCTGCACCGTATCCGTCAAAGGTCTGACAGAGAACTGGCAGAAATGGTCCAACGACCACTGCGAGTATCAGAAACACAATCCCTTCAGCAATGGCAAGGTGATTCCCCCGCAGATCCAGCGAGGACAGGAGGGCTACGGCAGGCCCTTAGAGGGCTCCAAAACAGAGCAGAGAGGAAAAGACGCCCACTCTCACATCAGCAGAGAGGTCACAGAGCTCTGCCAGGTCATTAGGGAGATCGGAGCGAGCAGGGACGACGGCGGGGTGTCTGTGCACTTCGGGACACTGTTTGAGAGATATGTCACTATCTCTAATAAACTAGTGGGAGTTCTGCTGCGAGCACGCAAGCAAGGGCTGGTGCACTTTGAAGGTGAGATGCTGTGGCAGGGGAGAGATGATGGAGTGCTCATCACCTTGTTACAGTGA